Genomic segment of Esox lucius isolate fEsoLuc1 chromosome 15, fEsoLuc1.pri, whole genome shotgun sequence:
TCATTATTACTAGCTTAGTGGGCCACAATCTACAGAGGTATGTTCTCTAACACAGTGGTTTTCCGTGTTTGTCAATATATACTGACTGTCGTTAACTGTGTGTTTCACCCCCAGACAATGAGCACATCTACATGGAGTTGGGCCAGAAACTGTCCAAGTACTGTCCCaaggagtggaagagagaggCCAGCAAGGTGAGTCAGACCACACAACCCAATCAGTGCCTCTTGGATTATGGCTTGTAGGATTTTACGTTAATCATCCTGCAGCAGTAATGTATTAACCATTTCAACAAGCAAATTATTTTGCAGGATTACCCGCAcagataaaaaacattttacaatttcatatgtgatattttttttttattatttcactgTTCTGATGTCAGTTTGATTGactatttattgaaataaatgtgaGTGTTTTATAATAATAGTATTGAGAGCTAGATGTTctagaaaataagaaaaagaaaatgtaatcattatatTCCATTATAGTGTATTTTCTTGTTTCCAGGGGATCGATCAGTTTGGGCCTCCCATGATTATCCACTTCAGGGCTCAGTATTACGTTGAAAATGGAAGGCTAATAAGGTGAGTAATCCCACGCAGGTcctataaatgtatatttataataataccTGCTATTCAATTCTCTATGTAATACTATGAATAATCACATCTTACACAGACATCTTTGTAGCAATCAGAGCCAAGTCTCAAATAATTTCTACATATGTCAACTTTTAGGAGACCACCACCAATAGGATGGAGATCTAGCCCAGGGTTTTGATCCAAGACTGCATGTTCGTGGAAAACATTCTAAATCAACAGTTGGTCtacagagaataaaaaaaataacattttgatttaaaaaatccaTCATATTGACTGATTTATACTGTAGcaaatgaacatttcaaatgtagtcaattataaaacataatatatCAGGTGTTTGGAATACTGAATGTTGATTGGGTTATATCCATGGTACgtttttccttatttttttatattactgtTATTTAACCAGCCAAGTTGATTAAGAACCAGTAATAGGGCCCTGTaaaatctgtttcatttctgGCCAATTcagttttataaaaacaaaaaaaagaaatctgtgaCGTAGGCTGGCAGTTAAAAAGAAGCTTACTTTTAGAGGCATACCATGGCCTAGTTCAGTAGTTCTCGTAGATGTTTGCAAATAAATGTGTTAGGCCCCACCCACCATCTACTGTACCTGCTCTTTATCCCAATAATATATTATGACCCGTAAACCTGGCATGCCGTGTATATACCTGCAGAGACTGAAGGTTATGATATGACCGCTCGGCCAggtactactactattactgtaGTATATTGACAGTAGtaccattaaaaacaacattatgttCTCCACCATAGTGACCGCTCGGCCAggtactactactattactgtaGTATATTGACAGTGGTcccattaaaaacaacattatgttCTCCACCATAGTGACCGCTTGGCCAGGTACTTCTACTATTACTGTAGTATGTTGACAGTGGtaccattaaaaacaacattatgttCTCCACCATAGTGACCGCTCGGCCAggtactactactattactgcaGTATATTGACAGTGGtaccattaaaaacaacattatgcTCTCCACCATAGTGACCGCTCGGCCAGGTACTACTACTATTGGCAGCTGAGGAAACAGGTGTTGCTGTCTCAGTGCATCCAAAGGGAGGAAGCTTACTTTCTGCTGGCAGCCTTCGCCCTGCAGGCCGATCTGGGCAACTTCAAACGAAACAAGCACTTTGGGAAGTACTTTGAACCGGAGGCCTACTTTCCTCCATGGGTGAGTCGATTTAACCTTCTAACCAAACTGGTACCACATGTGGTTCCCCCAGGAAGGCTGTCCCAGTACATTCTCTCCCCTTCCTGTTTGCCTAAAGCTTCATTGTTTGCAGTTCTGAAAGGTATGCATATGTATAATCAGAGCAGTGCCTTTTCCCCCCACCACCATGCTACATATATGGGTGTATCGCAATGGATGTACCACACAGCCAGAGTCTAGAACTGTAGCCTTCTACAATCCTCACTGGAATAGTTGAATCTAGGACACTCGTTTTTATTTTGGTCCCTGGAAGTGGCACACTGGTCTCATGAGAAACGATCCCCCACCAACTCCACTTGACCATGTCCCCTCTTCTGGAAACCATGGTGCCCCACCCCTCTGATTACTGACCACTTCCTGCAATTAGCCTGTGGCCCGCCCCATATCCACTTAGAAGCCACAGGGACAGGAAATGGTTGTATGATCACGAATGGTACAGAAATACCTCCTTCCAGGATGCTCGTTAGCTGGTTCTGAGTGTCTGACTGGTTCAGGATTAGTGGGCCAGATCCAGCTGATGTGGATTGTTGTGCTAGATACCAGTGGGGCTTGTTTCAAAAGCAGCATACTAGTAGCTTTTAATGTCCAGCTACATGATGCCCACAGGGACATAATATCATCAAGACGTTCTCCTGGCATTGAGCTGAAATCAGAAACACTGAAACCATCTTTACAGACTTCCTAGATCATCATCACACTGACACcagcctctgtgtgtgtctgtctaccaGGTGATAGCCAAGCGCGGACGTGACTATATCCTGAGGCACATTCCCAACATGCACAAAGACCAGTTTGCCCTCACTGCCTCAGAAGCTCATCTCAAATACATCAAGGAGTGTGCCCAGCTTGATGATGTCACTGTCCACTACTACAGACTATATAAGGTCAGTGGTCAACTTAGACCAATGCATATacaaacagagaaacaaacacaaataccaATCAAACTCTATCTCTTCCACAGGACAAAAAGGAAGTGGAGGCTTCTTTGACGTTAGGATTGACCCTACGTGGAATCCAAATATTTCAGGTATGACTATAAAGAAGCGGTTGTGATGGCTTGTAGTGTGTATAGCAGACATGCTCATGGTGTAAGGTTCATGTGATGACTTATAGCATGTGTGTGATATATTTTACCCATCAGAACGTGGGCACGGTGAGACAGCTCCTATATGATTTCCCCTGGACCAATGTGGGCAAGCTGGTGTTTGTGGTGAGTAAAGCCATGTAGAGAGTACATACTGAATATACGAGTGGGGCTTGTGTTTAATTCGAGTCGCAAGTCCTGAACTGGAGGGCTACAACCTTGAGATAGTATCGTAATTTCATGCTCTCATTCCTCTGTTTTCCGTCATTCATAAACGTCAGAAGTTGGGTGTCATCTGGCACTCAGATGTTTGAGGGGAGTTTCTTTCACTTTCTGGAAGATGCTTTCTTTCTTTTACTCACAATTCCAGTGGTGAATGACGTCTTTGGAGCGTGCAGGCAGTCCTGCCGTATGGCAGTGGTTAGTGAAAGTTGAGCTCTTACGCAGACTGCAGTTGTGGAAATAGTGATGAGAAACTCCTCCCCTCTGTAGCGGGTCTCCTTACCCCCAGCTGCTTCAGCTAGGAGGTGTCCCACCTGGCAGCCTGTCCCCTTTAAAGTGCATTACTTTTAACCAAGGCTTTGGTCAATTTAGCGCACTCCAAAGGGTATTGGGTTatcatttgggatgcaggccTGGTCCTCTGGAACTAATCAGGGCTTTGGGAAGACTCTCCCCTTGGCCAGGAAACAtgctcacacatacacagacacacatcaatAGCATTATCTCAATTCTTGTCTCATTTTTCCTCTCTTTTGTACCTTTCATGCTTAACATGCCATACTTATGCTTATATTTTGGTGTgtttcttctgtgtgtgtgtctatgtgtgtgtttgtgtgtatctttTTGCCGTTGCAGTTAGCTAGGTAATCTTTTTATCTGTCATTAAGCTGATCAGTCACTGTGAACTGGTTCCTCTAGCTACACTTTACACTAGGATCTGGTCCTACAGTTGTCaatgccaccaccatgctgtgCCACCAACTATAAAACATCCTGTTTGGCTCTCTCCATGTTTAGCTTTGCTATtttcattataaaaataaaaagcacagAGCAGTTGTGGATGCGGTTAAAATGGGGCCCGAAGAGGACTTACGGAGGTGACCCCTGGCCACACCCTTCATCTAAATAACAGACTCTCTTCGCTGCGGATCCTCCTTGAAAACACCAGCCAGCCCTGGTGCTGCAGTAGAGGGAGTGGAAATGCGGAGAGGCATGTCAATAAACACCAGATGTTGTGATGGTTAACGGGTGGACGAGGTTCTTTCTCTTGGCAGGGACGTCATTTTGATGGTTAAGAGGGAAGTCGCTAGAAATCATTCCATTGGTAGCACCTTTGCTTGATAGTTGGTGGGGATAGTTAGAAGTGCTTGTTCGGTTTGCAAGACCTGACTTTGATTGTTTGGAGGTAGCTGAGTTTTGATGATTAGGATACGAGGAGACCAGTAAGGCCAGGTTTTTTCCATTGGCAAGGGGGCGTCTTGGCCTTGTTGGACATCCACTAAGGCTGCTCTTGTGAAGCCGTGGAAGGCTGGATGGACTTGTGGAAGGGCGTGGCCCCAGCgtacagtctttcacagaaccCGTCCTGCTCTGCTGTGTGTGGACTCGGAGACAGAGGTCCTGGGAGGTCGAGAAAAAGGGCAGAAAGATATTCCTTTTGACAGCTGTCACACTCTAAAAGGTCTGTCTAGCTCTCGCAGACGGACAGAATGAGAGCCTCTTAAGTAGTGACAGAATAACCTTTGAATAAATGGACACCTGACACCATGCCACTCCACTCTGCCCAgacggatgtgtgtgtggatttggaTCAGGGTTACAGCCAGGGGCTCAGAGTAGGAGGGATGATTCACACTCACTTTTGTCTTTAATAGTATCACAATAAGATTACTTGTCTTGGACATAAGGGAACTGATCCTAGATTAGCATCTTTCATTTGCTATCCAAAagacacacatttatatttgcCATTATGCAACAGCtgtccactgcacatttttgaagagaccattgcacatttttctttcttttccaaagaaaaggaatgttttgagtgaggaacagaagcgttcaatttgcagtggtctcttaattttaaccccgctgttcctcactcaaaacgtccTTTTCgaattttttggaaaagaaagaaaaatgtgcagtggtctcttaagtttttccggagctgtatccTTATACTTTCCCCTCTACAGCTAGACCAATGGTATTCAGGCCTTTTCCTTGGTATCTggttatataaaataaaacgtGTATTGTACAGTCAACTTCTGCATCCGTTGCATATTGAAAATAGTAATAAAACATTGGATTTTAGGCACCATTAAtcaaggaaagaaaagatgaAACTATGAAGCACAGCTGAAGCTAACTGAGGTTCAATCTACATTGAGGGAAAAGCCAGCATGAACAAGTCAGTTTTAAGTGCTGTTTTTAAAGGTGGTGATGGAATCTGAGTTGCGGGTGTCTGAAGGGAGATGGTAAATGCTTCAAACCAACTCTTTTATTTTTGAAGTACAAACCCAAGCAGAAATCTTTTTTTAGGGTTACACTGAAAATACCACTAACGCTGACACTACACACAGCTGTTATTGTAGTAAACTGGTGCCAAGGTCCTTAGAGAATGTAGTCAACCTACAGTTTTAGTTACGCTTACACAGGTCTCTTTGGTTCtgacccaaatggcacccttgtCCCTGTATAATTCACTCTTTTGATCAGGCCCAATCTTGTAGTTTAGGGAATTCAGTGCTATGTTTTAGGACAAGACTTTTAGAATTTGTTCTGTGGAAATAAGATAAGGTTTAAAGGTTTCTGCAGGTTTGTTCGTGTCCAGAAATCATGCGATATAGCTCTTATCTGTATTATAAATACTTCTCTAGAGAGTGTTTTGGTCGTAGGAAATCTAGCATAATCCCAGAGTTCATATTCTATAATCCCATACTTATCAACATTCAGTCGATGATCCTGTAAATAATTTGTTAAAACATCAGCCAGATGTCATGTACAATTAATTAAGATAACATGAAGATATCATACAGACAAcatacaaataatgaaaataacataAATACATCCTATATGAATTATAATCACATCGTTTTCCAATATCTCTGTCTATTTCAGGGGAAGAAGTTTGAGATCTTGCCTGACGGTCTTCCTTCGGCCCGTAAGCTAATTTACTACACCGGTTGCCCACTGCGATCCCGACACCTATTACAGCTTCTCAGCAACAGCCATCGCCTCTACATGAACCTTCAGCCTGTCCTCAAACAGGTCCGCAGACTGGAAGAGAACGAAGGTAAACTAGCAGTCTAGATACACCTGGAACCTGTTACTTATCTGCCTAGTCAGACCTGGTCATACTTGATACTGAACGAGTCTGGTTTCAGACCGGATCAAACTTAATACCGAACCAGTCTAGCTTCAGACCTGATAATACTTAATACTGAACCAGTTGGTCTTAATACTGAACCAGTCTGGCTTTAAACCTGATCATTCTTAATACTGAACCAGTCTGGTTTAATACATGATCATAGTTAATACTGAACCAGTCTGGTTTAATACCTGATCATTCTTAATACTGAACCAGTCTGGTTTAATACCTGATCATTCTTTATACTGAATCAGTCTGGTTTAATACCTGATCATTCTTAATACTGAACCAGTCTGGTTTAATACCTGATCATTCTTAATACTGAACCAGTCTGGTTTAATACCTGATCATATTTAATACTGAAGTATCGaaccatgtgtgtgtatacatgtggcTTTTCCTACTCTCCAGAAAAGAAGCAGTACCGTGAGTCGTACATCAGTGATGCCTTGGAGCTGGACATGGACGGGCTGGACAAGCGTTCCCGGGCCAGCGGCAGCAGTGCCGGCAGCACCGTGTCCCACCTGAAACGGCTGTCTCGCCACTCCACCACCAGCCACAGCAGCTCACACACCTCGGGCATCGAGACGGACAGAGGGGCTCCACACCGGGCCCTGAGGACCTGCGGCTCCTCAACAACCAGCCACGGGAGCTCACACACTTCAGGGGTTGAGAGCGGGGGCAAGGACCGCATGCTGGATGACGATGGTAAGGCAGTGGGCTGGGCACACGGCGGAAGGCACTTCCATAGGGAACACACACAACTTATACGAGCTGTTccattgttattttattgtcatGCCAATCCCTATGTGTCCCTCCCAGTTCCCTGAGATTAATcttagtgtctgtctgtccctacCTCCCTCTGGAGATATTGTCAATAGTTCTGCATGTTTGTCTGTGCCTCTAGAAATTGAGATGTTAGTGGACGATCCTAAAGATTATGAGGAGCTCCATGAGCTGGCCCTAGAACTGAACCAGGACCTGTGCATCCACATCACAGAAGACATGCTCACCATGTCCCCTGAGCAAACCAATGGATACTCAGGTACTCTCTTAATTGATTCCTCAAACTAGTTGGGCGGTTGGTCACTGTGTGGTACAGTAGTAGTGTTtgttgtagtagttgtagtagtagtgtttGTGTTGATAGAagttgttgtagtagtagtatttgtGATAGTAAAAGTAGTTGTAGCAGTAGTATTTGTGGTAGTAGACAGTTGTAGTAGTATTTGTGGAAACAGAAGTAGTTTTGTAGTTTTACAAGTACAAGTAGTTGTAGTATTAGAAGTTGTAACAgttttttgttgtatttataAATGTCACCCAGGACTAATAGTGAAGGAAGTAAGCTCGTCCACCTCTAGCTCCTCTGAGACCGTGGTCAAGATGAGAGGCCAGAGCATCGAGTCCCTCCCTCAGGTCAGGGGCGGAGACGTCATTTCCTGTTTGGTACATTCTATCTTAAAGTTCTTACATTCAACTGAGCATAACAAACATATATTCTCTCAGAGAAATCCTTGAtccttgaaaaagaaaaaattacaagtgaaaatgtattgattgtttgtgtttgttcccTCCCCGTTACCCAGACGTCAGTGTGCAGGAAACCACAGACGTCAACTGACCGGCACAGCCAATCCCTGGACGACGTGCGTCTCTACCAGAAGGGGTGTCTGCAGTGGGCGGAGCTATGCCAGGATACGGCCCACAGCTACACCTTTGGCTGCGCCCAGGAGTTGAGCGATAGCAGCGGTTACCAGGGTAACCTGGCCGAGCAATGCACCGGCATGCGCGGGGACCAGCTGGACGGCTTCCCCATCAAAAGGACCAGCAAGTACTTCTCCCTGGACCTAACCACCGAAGAGGTCCCAGAGTTCGTGGTGTGATTGAGGGGGAAGGGGGGATGATGGGGAATAGGTTGATGTGACGGGGGTGACCTCAGCAGCCCGGCTCCCCTGACCCAAATACTCAGACTTGGTGGTACCTCAGGATCCAAAGCAAGAGAAGAGAACTACTTTTGGAGGGGTGAtacttgtttgtgtgtctgacaAACCCATCCGCTGTAACCTAGCAGCACCGGACTGGGAGGAGTCAGAGGACATAAAGAAAATGGAAACTGAAAGAACCTTCTAAGGATTTTTTTTGTAGACTAAAACGGGAAAGATAAATGAGGATACATCTTTGCTAGGTTTCATGAAAAATCTGCAGGCATCTTTTATTGGGAAGGAAGCTGCTTTATGTCGGCACTCTAGTTGGGAATGGAGTGTGAAAGGAAAAATAAGGGAAAGTCAAGGAATAGCTAACCATGAACTTTTTCATTCAAGCAAGCCCTGACTGTCTGTATTTCTGAAGCATGTACTTTCTCCAGACTGGTTTTTGGATCTGCATGCCATGGATAGTGGTTCCCACTGTTTCCGCTCTGCTTCCCCTACTGCAAGGAAAGAAACAACTCTCATTGATAGTCAAGCTACAGCTATGAACCAAAGAGAAGTCACACTAAACACTTAAAGAACAGCAGCTTGACAATGTTTTATGTCtctattgtttattattttaatgtgcatCCAACCAATGAGATAATAGATCCTTGTCAGTCGATGACACGATAACATGATGTCACAATGAGATGGTTCTGTATTGTTCTGACTCTGATTCCTGACTCCAGAGTGTGACCCAGGCAGGGGGATTTGGGTTAGTTTCAGAACATTCCAGGAGAAGAAATCCTGACCCTCCTGAGTGTCTTCCCATCTCTAGAATGCAGTATGTCAAATATGACATAATCTTGGAGCCTAGAACCAAAATCCAGCGTGTGCTAATCTGTCACAAGTGGTTCGACATGACACACCATATCTCTTTTTGCGAGGAAGTGCAATG
This window contains:
- the frmd6 gene encoding FERM domain-containing protein 6 isoform X1, whose product is MNKLTSFHNNKAMQDRRCVCVFLPNDDTLNVIVNVKTLCQELLVQVCDLLRLKDCHLFGLSVIQNNEHIYMELGQKLSKYCPKEWKREASKGIDQFGPPMIIHFRAQYYVENGRLISDRSARYYYYWQLRKQVLLSQCIQREEAYFLLAAFALQADLGNFKRNKHFGKYFEPEAYFPPWVIAKRGRDYILRHIPNMHKDQFALTASEAHLKYIKECAQLDDVTVHYYRLYKDKKEVEASLTLGLTLRGIQIFQNVGTVRQLLYDFPWTNVGKLVFVGKKFEILPDGLPSARKLIYYTGCPLRSRHLLQLLSNSHRLYMNLQPVLKQVRRLEENEEKKQYRESYISDALELDMDGLDKRSRASGSSAGSTVSHLKRLSRHSTTSHSSSHTSGIETDRGAPHRALRTCGSSTTSHGSSHTSGVESGGKDRMLDDDEIEMLVDDPKDYEELHELALELNQDLCIHITEDMLTMSPEQTNGYSGLIVKEVSSSTSSSSETVVKMRGQSIESLPQVRGGDVISCLTSVCRKPQTSTDRHSQSLDDVRLYQKGCLQWAELCQDTAHSYTFGCAQELSDSSGYQGNLAEQCTGMRGDQLDGFPIKRTSKYFSLDLTTEEVPEFVV
- the frmd6 gene encoding FERM domain-containing protein 6 isoform X2, which encodes MNKLTSFHNNKAMQDRRCVCVFLPNDDTLNVIVNVKTLCQELLVQVCDLLRLKDCHLFGLSVIQNNEHIYMELGQKLSKYCPKEWKREASKGIDQFGPPMIIHFRAQYYVENGRLISDRSARYYYYWQLRKQVLLSQCIQREEAYFLLAAFALQADLGNFKRNKHFGKYFEPEAYFPPWVIAKRGRDYILRHIPNMHKDQFALTASEAHLKYIKECAQLDDVTVHYYRLYKDKKEVEASLTLGLTLRGIQIFQNVGTVRQLLYDFPWTNVGKLVFVGKKFEILPDGLPSARKLIYYTGCPLRSRHLLQLLSNSHRLYMNLQPVLKQVRRLEENEEKKQYRESYISDALELDMDGLDKRSRASGSSAGSTVSHLKRLSRHSTTSHSSSHTSGIETDRGAPHRALRTCGSSTTSHGSSHTSGVESGGKDRMLDDDEIEMLVDDPKDYEELHELALELNQDLCIHITEDMLTMSPEQTNGYSGLIVKEVSSSTSSSSETVVKMRGQSIESLPQTSVCRKPQTSTDRHSQSLDDVRLYQKGCLQWAELCQDTAHSYTFGCAQELSDSSGYQGNLAEQCTGMRGDQLDGFPIKRTSKYFSLDLTTEEVPEFVV